The Rhopalosiphum maidis isolate BTI-1 chromosome 1, ASM367621v3, whole genome shotgun sequence genome has a segment encoding these proteins:
- the LOC113558458 gene encoding uncharacterized protein LOC113558458, whose product MADSRSSNTNVYQGGGHFEFSSEKNWGVEQEDCRIFDSIDMTHLAASIASIPFHIQHDIPVELFTAEQLEEFEVESSLALSRHTSLCNSKLLNIKTGLQTSESSQTPADTNKLFLNNDSKSEVGSVPFGCEIQSNIELEEILGNRKPLFNILQDEINSVTSINNGEADSIIVSNQKISNKDDNKIVITNHNSGHWLDSMLDSDE is encoded by the exons atggcCGATTCTCGTAGTTCGAATACAAACGTTTATCAag gtGGTggtcattttgaattttcttctGAAAAAAATTGGGGTGTAGAGCAAGAAGATTGTCGAATATTTGATTCTATTGATATGACACATCTAGCTGCAAGTATAGCTAGTATACCATTTCATATACAACATGACATACCTGTTGAACTATTTACT gcaGAGCAATTAGAAGAATTTGAAGTAGAATCATCTCTCGCTTTGAGCCGAcatacat cgctatgtaattcaaaattattaaatattaaaactggtTTGCAAACTTCTGAAAGTAGTCAAACACCGGCAGacacaaataaattgtttttgaataatgatTCTAAATCAG aAGTTGGTAGTGTACCTTTTGGTTGTGAGATTCAATCTAATATAGAACTAGAAGAAATATTAGGAAATAGGAAACCTTTATTTAACATACTACAAGATGAAATAAATTCAGTTactagtataa acaATGGTGAAGCTGACTCAATCATAgtttcaaatcaaaaaatatccaacaaagatgataataaaattgtaataacaaaTCATAATTCAGGGCATTGGCTTGATTCAATGTTGGATAgtgatgaataa